The window GTCGCCGCGGAACAGCCTCCAGAGGCCCGGCCGCTGTCGCAACCCGAGCAGCCCCACGATGGGATGGGCGCGCTCGCTCGCGTAGCCGAAGTACGCCACGTTCCCCTCAGAGCCGAGGGGGATGTGGCGCACGCAGTCCTTCTCCACGACACCCAGCCAGGTCTCCCTCGACGCTCCCGACGGGTCGGAGGGCACGCCGCGCGTCACGAAGACCACCTTCCGGTTCACCTCGGCCGCGGCAATCACATGCGTCTCGACACGCGACACGTCGATGCGGCGCATGCTCCGGTCCTCTTCGATGAGGAAGAGGCTCTCGCCCCGGCCGGCCAGCAGCACGCGCTCGCGATTGGAGTCATCCACGAAGCTCAGGAGCCGGTCCGGTGGCTGTCCCTTGAGCGGACGGATCGGCTTCGCGTCCCTGTCGCGGGACTTGAAGAACTCCTTCGAGGGCCCGAAGGGACTGGCGTCCCGGAGGTGGCCGTGGAGCAGATAGCCCGTCCCGCCCGGAGCCGAGGTCTCCGCCAGGACGAGCAGGCCACCGGTGTGGCGCCAGCCCACGCCCACCACGGGCTGCGACGCGTGGAGCGTCACGCGCCGGACCTTGGGCACGGTGGCGCGGACGGAGTGCGGAATGGCCATGGCGCCCACGCTGCCGTCCTTGTGGAAGAGCAGCAGCCGGCGGCCATCCGCGGAGAAGGAGAACGAGTCCAGCGCCGCCGTCTTGGGGACCGCCACGGGCGTCGCGGCGCGGGTGACGGGGAATGGCTCTCGCAGCAGGCGCACGCAGTCGTCGGGCGGCGGCAGGTCCAGCACCACGGAGCGCGCGGCGCGGGAGGCAGGCCGCACCTCCACCACGAGCCGCCGTGCGTCGGCGGCCAGGGGCTCGGTCACCTCCACGCGGGACAGGCCCGTGGCGCCGGGCAGCCGCGACAGGCGCGCGTCACCCACGAGCCACGCGTCCTCCGGGGCCGCGTCCAGGGACAGCGCCTTGCGCCAGGCCGCGAGCCCCTCGCTCGTGGGTGGCTCCAGGCTGCGTGCGGAGAGCCACGTCCTGACGGTGCCAGGAGTGACCTCGGAGAAGGCGCCCTTCGCCGGCTCGGACTGGAGCACGGCCCAGGAGAAGGCGGCGCCCGCGGCCTCGGCGCGCCGGGACAGGACGATGAGGAGCGCGAGGTGCGCGATGCGAGGCGCCCCGAGCTGGTCCGGCCCCGCGTCCAGCAGCGCCACGGTGCGGCGGGCGCCCTGCGGCTGACGGTAGGAGGGCTTGAGGAAGGACAGCTCGCCGAAGGCGGCGCGGCGCACCAGCTCGTCGGGCGACTCCAGGGCCCACAGCCACTCGCTCACCAGGAGGCGGTCGAAGGTGCCCCGGCGGGTGAGGCCGTCGTAGCCCTGCGGCTCACCACCATCCGTCTCCCCCCGAGGACGCAGCGAGCCGAGCGCCGCGGACAGCCGCGCCACATACGGGCCCAGCCGCAGGGCCAGGTCGTCCGGGAAGATGGAGAGCTGCGAGGCCCAGGGCCGCAGCGCGGGAGGCAGCGCGCTCACGGCAGCACCTCGGAAGACGGAGCCATCGGCGCCGGCTCCAGCCATGCGGTGAGCGCGACGCGGGCCACCGGCCGTGCATCGGCCACGGAGACGAGGTGGCCCGACGCGGGCAGCACCACCACCGGAGTGCCCCCGCTCCCCAGCCGGGCCAGCAGCGCGCGCTCCAGCATCGACGACGACACCTCGGGCGCCAGCGAGCAGGGCATCAGCAGCGACGGCGCCCCCGCATCCCTGCCGAGGTACACGGCCCCATCCACCCAGGGCAGTGACGCCGCGGGCCCCAGCAGCACGAGGACGCCCGCGCCGGCCACGCCGCTCCACCCGGCCAGCCGCGAGTCCTCTTCAGCCAGCACCCGGCGCGCGAGCGCGAGCGCCACGGGCCCCTCCCCCGCGACGGCCAGCGGCTCCAGCGGCTCGGCTCGTGGCCCCCAGCGCACCGGAAGGCGCGCGGAAGCGATGTCCTGGCTCTCGTTGCTCATGTGCGTCCCGCCATCACCCACCTGCCCACCGAGCGCGCGGCTCAGGCCGCCACGTCGGCCGCGGCCATCGAAGGCCCCTGGGTGGCCAGCACCATGGCGACCTGCGTCCGCAGCGCCTTCAGGTCCTCGGGCAGCGACTCGGGAGCGAAGCCCGCGTCCATCTCCCGGGCCACGCCCTCCAGCTTCAGCCGCCACGCGGCGAGCGCCTCGGTGTCGCCATCCAAGGGACGCTCCGCGAGCAGCACCTGTCCGGCCGTGGCGATGCGCTGCGCCCGCGCAAGTGGCCCCGCGCTGGCCTCCAGCGCAGCGGCGGCAAGAGCGGGGTTCTCCGACGCCGCGAGCAAGTCCCGCAGGACGTCGCGCGTGAGCGCCTGCGCCTCCTTGGTGGGCACGGCGTACACGAGCGGCCACAGGTCCGCGGTGCTCGGCGCGCGCCGGCCGGCCAGCACCGCGGCGGAGGCGATGAGCTTCTGCACCTTCACCGCGCGGCGGTCGGACAGGGTGATGCCGGCGGCGCGCAGCGTGCGCAGCGCGTGGGCCAGGTGCGGACGTACGGCGGACAGGTCCGCCTCGCGCGCGGCCTGGGCGAGCACGTCCAGGGACTCCAGCGACGTGGCGCGGACCTCGGCGCCGCTCCACAGCGAGGCCCCACCGGCGAGCAGCTCCTCCAGCCGGGGGTCGGGCACGGGCTCCACGAAGATGCGGGTGAGGAAGCGGTCGGCGAACGCCGCGAGCGAGTCGTCCTCCGGCAGCGCGTTGGAGGCGCCCACGCAGACGCGCAGCGGGCAGCGCATGCGGGTGTGGCCCCGGCGGAAGGTGCGCTCGTTGAGGATGCCAAGCAGCGTGTTGAGGATGGCGGTGGAGCCGAGGAAGACCTCGTCGAGGAAGGCGACCTCCGCCTCGGGCAGCATGCCGGCGGTCTCCGTCTCCACGAGCCCCTCGCGCAGCTTGCGCAGGTCCACCGGGCCGAACAGCTCGGAGGGCTCGGTGAAGCGGCCCAGGAGGTACTCGAAGTAGGAGCCTCCCAGGGCGCTGGCGGTGCGGCGCACGGCCTCGCTCTTCGCGGTGCCGGGCGGGCCGATGACGAGCAGGTGCTCGCCGGCCACGGCGGACAGCGCGACGAGCTCCACCATGGCCTCGCGCTCGACGAGGCCGCGCCCCGCATCGGTGAGGGCATCGCGAACGGCGGAGGCGGCGGCTTCGAAGGAGACGGACATTGGAGCGTGAGCCTAACCGCCGGACTCGGCCGGCGCGAAGAGCACCCGCCGCTCCTCGATGGAGTGGCACCGGTGCCGCACGTGCTTTGGGACGTATACGAAGGACCCGGGCTCGGCAGGCTGCTCGGCCTCTCCCACGGTGAGTCGAGCGCGACCGGACACGGCGTAATAGACCTCGATGGACCTCTCCGTGACGACGGTGCGATGGGATTCATGACACGGGGGCGTAGACTGGCGCGCATGAGAACGCTGTCGAAGTGGGTGGCACTGGCGGGAGTCCTGGGCCTGGGAACGGAAGCGGCGGCGGAGGGCTGGCAGGGGTATGCCTCCCTGGGCGCGGGCATCACCCTGGACCACCTGAGTGACTTCCGCTCGATGGGGCCGGCGCTGCACGGGTACCTGGGCGTGGAGTCCCCGCCGGGCCTGTCCCTGGGCCTGCTGGCCGAGGTGTCCGAGACGTGGGGGAAGCAGCAGTTCCCCACCGCGGCGGACCCGAACCGGCTGGAGAAGCCACAGCTCGACTACAAGGCGGTGGGCATCGAGGCGCGGCTGCGCTTCTTCCGCGACAAGCCCATCAACCCGTGGGTGGGCGCGCGCCTGTCGAAGAGCTGGTCCAGCACCTTCACGCCCAACGAGGTGGGCAACCTCTTCCGGGAGAAGATAGACACCACGAGCATGGCCTTCCGCGTGGGCGTGGACGGCTGGCTCAGCTCGCGCTGGGGCGTGTCCGTCTCCACCGCCTTCCAGTTCTGCGACGTGAAGTTCACCACGGACGTCATCAAGGAGTGCGCCGAGCCGCTGCACTCGGTGATTGCCGGCCCGGTGATTCGCTTCTGACCGGCGTGCGCCGGGGAGGCCGGGCGGTGTAGACCTCCGGCCGTGAGCGAGAGCTGGCAGCAGCGATTCCACCGCGAGGCCCGTGAGATGGACACGGCCCTCCGAAGCGTCCTGGCCCGCCGTCAGTCCGACGAGGAGCTGCGCGCCGCGCTGGAGGAACTGGCCCGGCGGCCGTACTTCCGGGACTTCACCTGGCTGTGGGGACCGGCGCTGCACGTGAGGGACCGCGTCCGCTTCCGCCCGCTGCTGCTGTCCTGGTTCACCCCGAGCGCCCTCACGGCGGCAGGCAAGTGGGTGGACGCATGGAAGGGCGGGAACGCCGCCGCGCTGAAGACGTGGCTCGACGACGCGGACCGCGCGGACGACGTGGAGGTGTTCCGCCGCCTGTACGCGTGGAAGCTGGCCGGACTTCCGAGAGGGACGCTGGACACGGAGTGGCGCGAGGACGTCATGCGCCGCTTCAAGGCCGCGACCACCCGGAGCGCGCGGCACACGGCGCTGGCCAAGGTAGACCTGAGCCAGTGTCGCCTCGACGAGAAGACGGCGCTCGCGCTGGACACGGTGGACCCGGAGGCGGCGCGCGCCTTCATCCTCGACCACCTGCCGTGGCGCTGGAGCATCTGGGGCCAGCGTGACGCGTTCCTGCCGCTGTGGACCACGCTGATGGAGCGGGCCCGGGCACGCGGCGACGCGGCGATGGCCTCCGCCCTGTACCGCCGTCTGGTGGACGAGGCCACGTGGCGCCGTGACGTGCTGGCGCTGGCGCGCGACGTGCGGGAGCCGGAGGCGCTGCTGCGCGAGCTGAAGGAGCACCACCCGGAGGCTGCCACTCCGGGGATTGCGCACGTCTTCGTGGAGCTGGCGGAGGTGCGTGGGCGCGACGTGGTGCCCTACCTCCTGGAGCACCTGCGCTCGGTGTTCCCCCGGTGGGGTGTGTTCGGCCGGAGAAAGAACGCGAAGGGCCTCCCTGAGCTGCTGCAGCTCGCCCGCGTCCGCGGCTGGGAGGACGTGTGGAGCGTGGCGCTGCGGACCTCGGCCACGGCGGAGACCTTCGACGCGGAGGTGCGGCGGCTGGTGGAGGACACGGCCACGGACGAGGCCGTGACGCGGCGCCGGCTGCTCCAGGTGGCCGGCGCTGGCGGTGAGTGGAACCTGCCCGGCCTGGGCCTCGCGCGGGTGCAGCCCCTGACGGACGGCACAGCGGTGGCGCTGTACACGCGCTTCCCGGAGCTGCTGCGCGGCCCGTTCCGCATGCACGTGGCCTCGGGCTGGCACGCTGCCTACCCGAAGCTGGTGTCCCAGGCCCTGCAACAGGATGACGAGGACCTGCTGGACTTCCTCGCCAGCCGCGCCGCCATGCACCTGGTCCACGACCCCAAGACGCAGAAGGACTGGGTGAAGGTGCTCGACGCGCTGGCCTCCCACTACGAGGCGCTGCCGAAGGAAGGCGGCGTCTTCGCCCGCCGGGCCGCCAGCGCGCTGGGTGCCATCCCCGCGTTCGCCGTCTGGGACTACGATGCGCTGCTGGAGAAGAACCGGCTCGCGAGGCTCTTCTTCCAGCGCTCGGATGACTTCTACCTGGCGGAGCCCCGGGCCGTGCGTGACTTGCTGGAGGCGCCGCAGATTCACGTGCAGGCGCTCGCCTTCCGGCTGCTCGGCCGTGACTCGCCGCGTGCGCGTGAGCTGGCGGCGGAGAACCTGGACCTGCTGCAGGCCACGCTGCTCCGCCCGCTGCACCGGCGCACCCGCCATGCGGCCTTCTCCGCGCTGGCCAACGCCGCCGCGCACGGCGTGGAGCCCGCGAGGCGGCTCGTGCCGCGCCTGCGAGACACCTTCGCGCTGCCCGACACGCGCTATCCCAAGGAGTCGCTGGTGGCACTGCTGGCACAGGTGCTCGTGCGCTGGCCGGAGCTGCGAGGCCCGTCCGAGACACCCCGGGTCTTCGGGCCCACCGGAGAGGCGGAGCGCGCATGACGACCTTCGGCTTCCTCTACGCCACGCCGTCCGTGTTCGAGTCCACCCGCGAGCGCGCGCTGCTGGGCCTGTCCGCGGACCAGCACCGGCCGGTGCGCTTCCATGCGCGCGTGGCGAAGCACGTGCTGCCGCTGCGGATGGCGCTGCAGGCGCTCGGCGAGCTCATCTGGCACTCGGACGAGTGGAACCCGGAGTGGACGGGCGGCATCCTGGACCCGCTCATCACCGTGCACCCGGACCGCGTCTTCTTCG of the Pyxidicoccus xibeiensis genome contains:
- a CDS encoding cupin domain-containing protein; this encodes MVQGDARAQGGIPLPALRRRFRSQAQDSRQCHPLRQRSHARQSTPPCHESHRTVVTERSIEVYYAVSGRARLTVGEAEQPAEPGSFVYVPKHVRHRCHSIEERRVLFAPAESGG
- a CDS encoding AAA family ATPase, producing the protein MSVSFEAAASAVRDALTDAGRGLVEREAMVELVALSAVAGEHLLVIGPPGTAKSEAVRRTASALGGSYFEYLLGRFTEPSELFGPVDLRKLREGLVETETAGMLPEAEVAFLDEVFLGSTAILNTLLGILNERTFRRGHTRMRCPLRVCVGASNALPEDDSLAAFADRFLTRIFVEPVPDPRLEELLAGGASLWSGAEVRATSLESLDVLAQAAREADLSAVRPHLAHALRTLRAAGITLSDRRAVKVQKLIASAAVLAGRRAPSTADLWPLVYAVPTKEAQALTRDVLRDLLAASENPALAAAALEASAGPLARAQRIATAGQVLLAERPLDGDTEALAAWRLKLEGVAREMDAGFAPESLPEDLKALRTQVAMVLATQGPSMAAADVAA
- a CDS encoding bpX5 domain-containing protein produces the protein MSNESQDIASARLPVRWGPRAEPLEPLAVAGEGPVALALARRVLAEEDSRLAGWSGVAGAGVLVLLGPAASLPWVDGAVYLGRDAGAPSLLMPCSLAPEVSSSMLERALLARLGSGGTPVVVLPASGHLVSVADARPVARVALTAWLEPAPMAPSSEVLP
- a CDS encoding porin family protein; protein product: MRTLSKWVALAGVLGLGTEAAAEGWQGYASLGAGITLDHLSDFRSMGPALHGYLGVESPPGLSLGLLAEVSETWGKQQFPTAADPNRLEKPQLDYKAVGIEARLRFFRDKPINPWVGARLSKSWSSTFTPNEVGNLFREKIDTTSMAFRVGVDGWLSSRWGVSVSTAFQFCDVKFTTDVIKECAEPLHSVIAGPVIRF
- a CDS encoding type 2 periplasmic-binding domain-containing protein, whose product is MSESWQQRFHREAREMDTALRSVLARRQSDEELRAALEELARRPYFRDFTWLWGPALHVRDRVRFRPLLLSWFTPSALTAAGKWVDAWKGGNAAALKTWLDDADRADDVEVFRRLYAWKLAGLPRGTLDTEWREDVMRRFKAATTRSARHTALAKVDLSQCRLDEKTALALDTVDPEAARAFILDHLPWRWSIWGQRDAFLPLWTTLMERARARGDAAMASALYRRLVDEATWRRDVLALARDVREPEALLRELKEHHPEAATPGIAHVFVELAEVRGRDVVPYLLEHLRSVFPRWGVFGRRKNAKGLPELLQLARVRGWEDVWSVALRTSATAETFDAEVRRLVEDTATDEAVTRRRLLQVAGAGGEWNLPGLGLARVQPLTDGTAVALYTRFPELLRGPFRMHVASGWHAAYPKLVSQALQQDDEDLLDFLASRAAMHLVHDPKTQKDWVKVLDALASHYEALPKEGGVFARRAASALGAIPAFAVWDYDALLEKNRLARLFFQRSDDFYLAEPRAVRDLLEAPQIHVQALAFRLLGRDSPRARELAAENLDLLQATLLRPLHRRTRHAAFSALANAAAHGVEPARRLVPRLRDTFALPDTRYPKESLVALLAQVLVRWPELRGPSETPRVFGPTGEAERA